The genomic window AGGAGCCGAAACCTACAGGCTGCACAACCGCGCGGGATGTGCTAGTATGTACACGGGATGAGGAAAGGAGTGCACGGAAAAGGGCGACGGTCCTTCCCTTTCGATTCGGGGGGAGCAATCCCCGAGGACGAGGTGAAACCGCTCATCGGGAAACTCATCCGTGAGCACCTGGGAGAGAACGGGCTCCATCCCGAGCGCATCCTCCTCTTCGGATCGCGCGCGCGAGGGGACTCCTCCAAGGGGAGCGACTGGGATATCCTCGTCATCGTGAGAGAGAGGTTGAGCATCCAGGAGAAGAGGAGGATTTCGAGGGAGCTGAGAAGGGTCTTTGCCGGAAAGCTCATTCCGGTGGACATCCTCGTAAAGACCGCCGAAGAGCTCCCCTCTTACGAATCGTTGCCGGGAAGCATCACGAGAGAGGCGCTCCATCGAGGGGTCCCCCTGTGAACCCCAAGGATTACGTGAGGAAGTGGCTCCACAAAGGCTGGGAAGACTACCTCACGGCCTCGCACGAGCTCAACCTCCCCCCAGAGAACGAGGTCATCACCTCCTCGGTATGTTTCCACTCTCAACAGGCGGTGGAGAAGTTCCTGAAGGCGTACCTCATCTCCCGCGGGGTGGAGTTCGGGAGAACGCACTCGATCGAGTTCCTGCTCGCACTCTGCAGCAGGGAGGATGAGGATTTCGAATCACTCGATCCGGGGGATCTTACCTCGTATGCGGTGGACGTGCGCTATCCGGACGAGTTCTATACCCCCACCCTGGAAGAGGCACGGAAAGCGCTCGAACGTGCGGGCGAGGTGAAGGATCTGGTCCTCAGGAAACTGGGGATCTCCGAGAGAGAGGTGGAGGAACCCTGACTTCCCCTACCCCGACTCCTCAAGGAGCCTCGTGAGGACCCGGTCGAAGACCGCGGCAAAGGCCCGCAGCTCGCGGTGCGAGAAACGACTGCGGGTCTTCACCAGCCCCAGCTCCCTCAGCTGCTTCATGGCGTGGCGCACGGAGAGGCGCTCCCGGACGTTTTCCCGGGTGAACTCCGTACCCCTGTCGTTTATCACCGGCACCCCCCGCTCCACGAGCTCGGCGGCGAGGGGGATATCCCGGGTGACGACCAGGTGCCAGGGTTTCGCATGGGTGAGGATGTACGCATCGGCCGCGCCGGGCGCCGGGGGGAGTTTCACCGGCTTGATCCACGGGCCTTGCGGGAGCCGCAGCCTTCCCTGATGCACCACGTAGACGGGAACCTCACGCCGCGCTGCAGCCCTGAAGATCACCTCCCTCACCTTCACGGGACACGAGTCGCCGTCGAGGTAGATGCGAACCCGCGCCATCTACGCCACCGGCAACGAGGCCCGGTAGAGGCGGCCCTCGACACTCACCTCGTAGCGGCCCACCACGGCCGCCACTACCACCGACTGTCCCCTGGAGAGCTCGAGGGTTCCGCCTTCCCAGGAGAAGATCGCATGGTCCCCAAGGAGCACGAGGATCTCCATGGAACCCACCTGCACCTCAACCGGGTCGTCCGCCTCGATACAGGAGAGGGCGAACTCCCCGGTGGGCAGGTCGTACGCCCATAGACCGGGTGCGACCTCCCGGGGGGAGAGCACCTCCACCCCATCCTTCCCTCGAAAGGTGAGTATGCGGAGGAGCTCCGGCACGTCCACGTGCTTAGGAGTACATCCGCCCCTCAGGACGTTGTCCGAGTTGGCCATGAGTTCCACCCCCACGCCCTCGAGATAGGCGTGGAGTTCCCCTGCGGGGAGGAACATGGCCTCACCCGGCGCGAGCTTGACCAGGTTGAGGTAGAGGGGGGCGAGGACACCGATGTCCCCGGGATAGAGGTCGGCGAGCCGGAGGAGCCACTGGTATTCGGGCTCCGGATGATCCCGGAAGGCCACCGAGGCCGTGGTCACCACCTCTCGTTTCACCTGAGGCTCCAGGGTCATGAGGGTGCGGAAGAAGCGGGAGAGGCCCGAGGGAGTGGGGTCTATCCGGAGGTCCCTCACCGCCTGCTCGAGGGGCTCGAAGGCGGGATGGGTGAACCTGCGTGCGATCTCCCCGGGCGAGCGGAAGCCCCGCAGGGCCCAGAAGGGCGTCACCGCACAGATCACCTCCGGTTTGTGGTTGGGATCCCTGTAGTTGCGATGAGGTGCATCGAGTGGGATGCCCTCCCGGTTCTCCCGTTCGAAGCCCTCTCGTGCCTGCTCCTTGTTCGGATGGGCCTGGATGGAGAGCGGCTGAGCCACGCCCAAGACCTTGAAGAGAAAGGGGAGGACGTTGCCGTAGCGCGGGGCCGCAGCGCCGAGCCAGGAGACGGGATCCCGTTCGATGAGGTCTCCGAGCGGTACGCGTTCCCCGTCCGAGAGGCGGACATAGGAGGGGGCTTTCGGATGGGCGCCCATCCACAGCTCGGCCATGGGCGTGCCCTCGGGGTTGGGGATGCCGAGAAAGGTGGTGAAGGCGGTGGGAGACCCCCACGCATAGTGCTGGATGCTGTTCTCGAGCAGATGGATACCGGGCTGCACGGGCGTTCTTCCTCCCTTCATCGTGCTTCCGTGTGTCATACCCAGTGTACGGCAAAAATTCCGATATGACAAGGAGTAGCGATGTGGAGAAACGAGCGGGAGGCAGCAGCCGGGCGTTTCCCGACGCTGATGCACACTCCTTGAACAAACCGATCCATACGGATACACTTTCCCCGTCGCAACCATATCATCCAAAGGAGAGGAGCTCATGACACGGATATCCCCGCTTCAGAAGGCCAGATATGGATACGTCCCCAAGCTGCCTCCCGTGCTTCAGGACGAGATCGCCAGGATCCAGGCGGAACTGGGACAGCCCACCGAGGCGGTGGCCGACAGGGAAGACCTCAAGCGTCTGTTTGCGAACACCTATGGGAAGCCCATCGCCACCCTCACCAGGGGATCCAACCCCGAGGCGGGGAGGAGGCGGACCGTGGGGGTGATCCTCTCGGGCGGGCCTGCACCCGGCGGCCATAACGTGATCTGCGGCCTCTTCGACGCCCTCAAGAAGGCGAACAGGGAGTCCACGCTCATCGGCTTCAAGGGAGGGCCTTCCGGCATCCTCGACGACGAGTGGATAGAGTTCACCGACTCGCTCATCAACCAGTACCGGAACACCGGAGGGTTCGACATCATCGGCTCGGGACGAACCAAGATCGAGACGCCCGAGCAGTTCGCAAAGGCTCTCGAGAACGCGAAGAAACACGGGCTGGACGCCCTGGTCATCATAGGAGGCGACGACTCCAACACGAACGCCGCCTTGCTCGCCGAGTACTTCGTACAACAGGGGGCGCCCATACAGGTGATCGGAATCCCCAAGACCATCGACGGGGACTTGAAGAACGAGTACATCGAGGCGTCCTTCGGATTCGATACCGCCACCAAGGTCTACGCAGAGCTCATCGGCAACATCGCCCGGGATGCGATCTCCTCCCGAAAGTACTGGCACTTCATCCGGCTCATGGGCCGTTCGGCCTCACACATCGCCCTGGAGTGCGCCCTCCAGACCCACCCGAACGTGTGCATCGTCTCGGAGGAGGTGCGCGAGAAGAACATGACCCTCTCCCAGATCGTGGATCAGATCGTGGATGCCGTGGTGAAACGGGCCGCAAAGGGGGAGAACTTCGGGGTGGTGCTCGTGCCCGAGGGGCTCATCGAGTTCATACCGGAGGTGGGGGCGCTCATCGACGAGCTCAACACCCTGCTCGCGAAGGAGGCGGAGGTCTTCAACAGGATCGATGATCCGAGGGAACGGATCTCGTGGGTGAAGGGGAAGCTCTCGGGCAACAACCAGCACGTGTTCTCCTCACTCCCCGAGACGATCCAGGCACAGCTCCTCATGGACAGGGATCCGCACGGTAACGTCCAGGTCTCGCGGATCGAGACCGAGAAACTGCTCATCGAGATGGTCTCCTCCCGGCTCAAGGCGCTCAAAGAGGAAGGGGCCTACAAGGGTAAGTTCAGCGCTCTCAACCACTTCTTCGGCTACGAGGCGAGGTGCGCCTTCCCGAGCAACTTCGACGCCGACTACTGCTACGCCCTCGGGTTCACGGCCTTCGTGTTGATCGCGAACGGGCTCACGGGCTACATCGCGGCGATCAAGAACCTCGCCCGACCTGCGGTGGAGTGGAAGCCCATGGGGATCCCCCTCACGATGATGATGAACATGGAGAAGCGGCACGGGAAGATGAAGCCGGTGATCAGGAAGGCCCTCGTGGATCTCGAGGGTGCACCGTTCAAGCGGTTCGCAACACAGCGGGATGCGTGGGCGACCGAGAGCGCCTATGTCTTCCCGGGCGCGATCCAGTACTACGGGCCGGACGATGTGTGCAACCAGCCGACCATGACGCTGAAGCTCGAACAAGGGCTGGAATAGGCGACGATCAATGCCTCTTTCATGGCAAAGGCGCCCGGGACCTTCCGGGCGCCTTTCTTCATGAGGGACGGAGTGGAGGAGTGAAGGCGGATCGCGAGGGGAGAACGGGATACGGGAGGTGCGCAGGGGGTCGGATGGGGCGGGAGGCGGGGTCAGTCCGCGAGCTCGAGGATGAGTGCCCTGGGGTCGGGAAGGGAGGCGGGGACGAGGGTGCGGGCGCTCTCGGAGGCGCACCGAGCCGCGAAGGAGGCGGCCTCCTGGAGGGGCTTGCCCCGATGGAGGGCGAGGGCGAGGCCCGCCGTGAAGGCGTCGCCGCACCCTATGGTGTTGACCGCCGGAACCCGGGGCACCGGGACGTGGTCCACTCCGTCCGGGCCGGCGAGGATGAGGGGCTCCGGGCCACAGGTGATGGCGAAGGCGGTGTGGTAGGCGCGTGCGAGGCGCAGGGCCTCGGCGGCGGCCTGGTCCCTGGATGCGGCCGCTCCCCGGAGGAAGGTGGAGGAGAACTCCTCCAGGTTGGGGGTCACGACCAGGGGACGGTGGGGAAGCACGGCCTCGAGCTCGGGGCCGCGTATGTCCACGATGAGGCGGACGCCTGTACGGGAGGCGGCCTGCGCCATGCGGGCGTAGAGGTCTGCGGGGTAACCGGGGGCCGGTTTGCCGGTGAGGATGAGGGTGTGGGCGCCGGAGAGGAGCTGGAAGAAGGCCTCAGTGAGGCGGGAGGATGCCTGTTCGGGGACGCGGGGCGACTCCTCGACGAGTTCGGTGACCGCTCCGTCGGCCTCGATCACGGTGGTGCAGGTACGGATCTCCACCGGAAGGGAGACGGCGTGCACGTGGATGCCCTCCCGGTGGGCGTGGTGGAGATAGAGGGGGGCCTGGAGTCCGCCGAGGTGGGTGAGGTGTACGGCGCGTTGTCCGAGCTGGCTCAGGGTGCGACAGACGTTGTGGCCTTTGCCGGCCACGCAGAGGGATGACTCCCGGGCGCGATTGACCGCCCCTCTGCGCACCGCATCGAACCGGAGGGTACGCTGGAAGGTGGGACTGGGGCAGACTACCAGGAAGTAGGGGGGAAGGGGGGGCGGAGGAACGGGGATATCGGGCATGCGGCCTCCTAGATGCGTGAGATGATGATGGAAGCGATCTCCTCTCGAGGTATGGTGCAGGGGTGGGCCTTGTGGGAAGCGGAGGCGGCGAGGGCGCGCGCATCCTCGGGTGTGATGCCGCATCCCGAGAGGGAGGGGATGCCCGCCTGTTCGCGGAGGGCATAGAGGGTGGCGGGGAGGAGGGAGGGGGGACTGGTACCGGTGGGACGCCGACCCGAGAGGGCCTCGCCCGCGAGGGCGCACCGGGTGAGGAGGGAGGAGTACCCCTCCCGCTCCAGGACCCGCACCGTGGCCTCCATTACCTCGGGCAGGAGGTTGGCACACAGGAGGCCGTGCGATACGGGGAACCGAGCCCCCAGAGGTGAGGCGAGCCCATGCACCAACCCCAGGCCTGCGCTCGTGAGGCACACGCCGGAGAAATAGGCGGCATAGGCCATCTCGAGCCTCGCATCCACCTTCCGCCCGCCCTCACGCACCACCACGAGGAAGGAACGACCTGCGAGCACGAGCCCCTGGAGGGCGAGGGCGTCGCTTGCAGGGTTGGCCTCGGTGGAGAGGAAGGCTTCGACGAGCTGCGAGATGGCGTCCATACCCGCCGCTGCGGTGATGGAAGGGGGACAGGAGAGATGGAGGAGCGGATCGAGAAAGGCGGCATCGGGAACATAGCCGGGATGGCGGAGGGAGCGTTTGTAGCCCGAGGGGCCCACCTCGGAGAGCACGGCGTTCGAGGTGGCTTCACTCCCCGTACCCGCCGTGGTGGGCACGGCCACGAGCGGGAGTCGCTCCCCTGTGGGGGACTTCGTCCCCACTCCTTCGAGGTAGTCCTTCACGCTCCCCTCGAGGAAGAGGCCTGCGCTCACCGCCTTTCCGGTGTCGAGCACGCTCCCTCCGCCCACCGCCACCACCACCTCGGCCCCCATCTCGCGGGCCCTTCGCACCCCCTCGTCCACCACCTGGGGCGAGGGCTCGCCGTGTATCGGGTATCGTTCCCACTCCACCCCGTTGCGCTCGATCTCCCTGAGCGCCTCCTGTACAGGCTCGAGACCGTCGAAGGAGGACATGCCGGT from Spirochaeta thermophila DSM 6192 includes these protein-coding regions:
- a CDS encoding nucleotidyltransferase domain-containing protein; this translates as MRKGVHGKGRRSFPFDSGGAIPEDEVKPLIGKLIREHLGENGLHPERILLFGSRARGDSSKGSDWDILVIVRERLSIQEKRRISRELRRVFAGKLIPVDILVKTAEELPSYESLPGSITREALHRGVPL
- a CDS encoding HEPN domain-containing protein, whose protein sequence is MNPKDYVRKWLHKGWEDYLTASHELNLPPENEVITSSVCFHSQQAVEKFLKAYLISRGVEFGRTHSIEFLLALCSREDEDFESLDPGDLTSYAVDVRYPDEFYTPTLEEARKALERAGEVKDLVLRKLGISEREVEEP
- a CDS encoding YaiI/YqxD family protein, whose protein sequence is MARVRIYLDGDSCPVKVREVIFRAAARREVPVYVVHQGRLRLPQGPWIKPVKLPPAPGAADAYILTHAKPWHLVVTRDIPLAAELVERGVPVINDRGTEFTRENVRERLSVRHAMKQLRELGLVKTRSRFSHRELRAFAAVFDRVLTRLLEESG
- the manA gene encoding mannose-6-phosphate isomerase, class I, yielding MKGGRTPVQPGIHLLENSIQHYAWGSPTAFTTFLGIPNPEGTPMAELWMGAHPKAPSYVRLSDGERVPLGDLIERDPVSWLGAAAPRYGNVLPFLFKVLGVAQPLSIQAHPNKEQAREGFERENREGIPLDAPHRNYRDPNHKPEVICAVTPFWALRGFRSPGEIARRFTHPAFEPLEQAVRDLRIDPTPSGLSRFFRTLMTLEPQVKREVVTTASVAFRDHPEPEYQWLLRLADLYPGDIGVLAPLYLNLVKLAPGEAMFLPAGELHAYLEGVGVELMANSDNVLRGGCTPKHVDVPELLRILTFRGKDGVEVLSPREVAPGLWAYDLPTGEFALSCIEADDPVEVQVGSMEILVLLGDHAIFSWEGGTLELSRGQSVVVAAVVGRYEVSVEGRLYRASLPVA
- a CDS encoding diphosphate--fructose-6-phosphate 1-phosphotransferase, with the translated sequence MTRISPLQKARYGYVPKLPPVLQDEIARIQAELGQPTEAVADREDLKRLFANTYGKPIATLTRGSNPEAGRRRTVGVILSGGPAPGGHNVICGLFDALKKANRESTLIGFKGGPSGILDDEWIEFTDSLINQYRNTGGFDIIGSGRTKIETPEQFAKALENAKKHGLDALVIIGGDDSNTNAALLAEYFVQQGAPIQVIGIPKTIDGDLKNEYIEASFGFDTATKVYAELIGNIARDAISSRKYWHFIRLMGRSASHIALECALQTHPNVCIVSEEVREKNMTLSQIVDQIVDAVVKRAAKGENFGVVLVPEGLIEFIPEVGALIDELNTLLAKEAEVFNRIDDPRERISWVKGKLSGNNQHVFSSLPETIQAQLLMDRDPHGNVQVSRIETEKLLIEMVSSRLKALKEEGAYKGKFSALNHFFGYEARCAFPSNFDADYCYALGFTAFVLIANGLTGYIAAIKNLARPAVEWKPMGIPLTMMMNMEKRHGKMKPVIRKALVDLEGAPFKRFATQRDAWATESAYVFPGAIQYYGPDDVCNQPTMTLKLEQGLE
- a CDS encoding 1-phosphofructokinase family hexose kinase, coding for MPDIPVPPPPLPPYFLVVCPSPTFQRTLRFDAVRRGAVNRARESSLCVAGKGHNVCRTLSQLGQRAVHLTHLGGLQAPLYLHHAHREGIHVHAVSLPVEIRTCTTVIEADGAVTELVEESPRVPEQASSRLTEAFFQLLSGAHTLILTGKPAPGYPADLYARMAQAASRTGVRLIVDIRGPELEAVLPHRPLVVTPNLEEFSSTFLRGAAASRDQAAAEALRLARAYHTAFAITCGPEPLILAGPDGVDHVPVPRVPAVNTIGCGDAFTAGLALALHRGKPLQEAASFAARCASESARTLVPASLPDPRALILELAD
- a CDS encoding iron-containing alcohol dehydrogenase → MAVRPTVARTPELYAGEGVFDLFPRLVAERGWRKVFLCTGMSSFDGLEPVQEALREIERNGVEWERYPIHGEPSPQVVDEGVRRAREMGAEVVVAVGGGSVLDTGKAVSAGLFLEGSVKDYLEGVGTKSPTGERLPLVAVPTTAGTGSEATSNAVLSEVGPSGYKRSLRHPGYVPDAAFLDPLLHLSCPPSITAAAGMDAISQLVEAFLSTEANPASDALALQGLVLAGRSFLVVVREGGRKVDARLEMAYAAYFSGVCLTSAGLGLVHGLASPLGARFPVSHGLLCANLLPEVMEATVRVLEREGYSSLLTRCALAGEALSGRRPTGTSPPSLLPATLYALREQAGIPSLSGCGITPEDARALAASASHKAHPCTIPREEIASIIISRI